Proteins encoded in a region of the Alphaproteobacteria bacterium genome:
- a CDS encoding TVP38/TMEM64 family protein, translated as MDISTEAFAQFMRDAGGWGVAGSIGLMIVHSFVPFPAEFVAFANGMVYGPVWGAAITWVGAMLGAFVAFGLARWLGRPFVEAVVPNRHRLRLDQWAARSGWQAVFFSRFLPVISFNLVNYAAGLTTVSLATFALATGLGILPVTVVMVVLGHNMSAMPWQSWLTLAASGLLVWGTLHWVVRRRTRRQRRGD; from the coding sequence ATGGATATTTCTACGGAGGCTTTCGCGCAGTTCATGCGCGATGCGGGGGGTTGGGGCGTGGCAGGATCGATCGGCCTGATGATCGTCCATTCGTTCGTGCCGTTTCCGGCCGAGTTCGTCGCCTTTGCGAACGGAATGGTTTACGGCCCGGTGTGGGGTGCGGCGATAACCTGGGTCGGCGCCATGCTTGGCGCCTTCGTTGCGTTCGGTTTAGCGAGGTGGCTGGGTCGACCGTTCGTCGAGGCGGTGGTCCCCAACCGGCACCGTCTTCGCCTCGACCAATGGGCCGCGCGCAGCGGCTGGCAGGCAGTCTTTTTCAGCCGGTTCCTGCCGGTTATTTCGTTCAATCTGGTGAACTACGCCGCGGGGCTAACGACGGTGAGCCTTGCGACATTCGCGCTCGCGACTGGATTAGGTATCCTGCCGGTCACGGTGGTAATGGTCGTTCTCGGCCACAACATGTCGGCGATGCCATGGCAATCGTGGCTTACGTTGGCAGCAAGCGGATTGCTGGTTTGGGGAACGCTCCACTGGGTGGTCCGGCGACGCACGCGGCGACAAAGAAGAGGGGACTAG
- a CDS encoding DUF924 family protein, whose product MADRSAKDVIDFWFSDRDETGAFVFRKAWFEKDPAFDETIRQKFGALYRSAAARTLDGWRGAPRTALALVVVLDQFSRNMFRDNPAMYEADEYAVEVATGAIEQDHHLAFPLIQKWFFYMPLMHSENLAHQDTCVRLFRELPDSEIVARGREAAQQHRDIVARFGRFPHRNTILGRPTTEEEAAFLLEPNSSF is encoded by the coding sequence ATGGCCGACCGATCGGCGAAAGATGTAATCGATTTTTGGTTCAGCGACCGCGATGAAACCGGCGCTTTCGTCTTCCGCAAAGCCTGGTTTGAAAAGGATCCCGCGTTCGACGAGACGATTCGCCAAAAGTTCGGCGCGCTTTATCGCAGCGCCGCAGCGCGTACACTCGATGGGTGGCGTGGCGCCCCGCGTACAGCATTGGCGCTGGTTGTCGTACTCGACCAGTTTTCCCGAAACATGTTTCGCGACAACCCGGCGATGTACGAGGCCGACGAGTATGCCGTCGAGGTAGCAACCGGCGCCATCGAACAAGATCATCACCTGGCATTTCCTCTGATCCAGAAATGGTTCTTCTACATGCCCTTGATGCATAGCGAGAACCTGGCGCACCAAGACACGTGCGTTCGTCTCTTCCGAGAACTTCCCGATAGCGAGATCGTCGCGCGGGGGCGCGAAGCCGCCCAGCAACACCGCGACATAGTTGCGCGCTTCGGTCGCTTCCCTCACCGCAACACGATCCTCGGCCGGCCCACCACCGAAGAAGAGGCGGCATTCCTCCTGGAGCCGAATTCGTCCTTCTGA
- a CDS encoding 2-isopropylmalate synthase, producing MNTIPESERVIIFDTTLRDGEQSPGASMNLEEKRRIALMLEAMGVDVIEAGFPIASNGDFEAVNEIAKLVKESIVCGLARAGAKDVDRAAEALRPAARKRIHTFIATSPLHMKFKLQMTPEEVHQAVQDSVTRARNNTDDVEWSCEDGTRSERDFLCRVIETAIKAGATTINIPDTVGYTIPSEYTSLIEEVRNRVPNIDKARISVHCHNDLGLAVANSLAGVAAGARQVECTINGLGERAGNAALEEIVMALRTRRDAMPYSTGIRTENITKASRLVSTITGFAVQPNKAIVGANAFAHESGIHQDGMLKNAETYEIMTPESVGLTQSNLVLGKHSGRHAFRKKLTELGFELGDNAIQDVFRRFKDLADKKKEVFDEDIVALVDDEVRTNDRIQFVALQVVAGSRGPQTADLELEIDGVAKSTHATGDGPVDATFNAIGALFPHTANLQLYQVHAVTGGTDAQAEVTVRLEENGKTVNGLGADTDTLVASARAYINALNKLLVKREKTAPTAMSA from the coding sequence ATGAACACCATTCCCGAATCCGAGCGCGTCATCATTTTCGATACGACCCTGCGCGACGGCGAGCAATCGCCCGGCGCGTCGATGAATCTCGAAGAAAAGCGTCGCATTGCCCTGATGCTCGAGGCGATGGGCGTCGATGTCATCGAGGCTGGATTTCCGATTGCCTCCAACGGCGATTTCGAGGCCGTCAACGAGATCGCGAAGCTGGTCAAGGAATCGATCGTGTGCGGCTTGGCCCGTGCCGGTGCCAAGGATGTCGACCGTGCGGCGGAGGCCCTGCGGCCCGCAGCGCGGAAACGAATTCATACGTTCATCGCCACAAGTCCGCTGCACATGAAGTTCAAGCTCCAGATGACCCCGGAAGAGGTGCATCAAGCGGTTCAGGACTCGGTCACGCGCGCCCGCAATAACACCGACGACGTCGAGTGGTCGTGCGAAGACGGGACCCGATCGGAACGGGATTTTCTCTGCCGCGTGATCGAGACAGCGATCAAAGCGGGTGCGACGACGATCAATATCCCCGACACGGTGGGTTACACCATTCCGTCGGAATATACTTCGCTGATCGAAGAGGTTCGAAATCGGGTCCCCAATATCGATAAAGCCCGGATTTCGGTGCATTGTCACAACGACTTGGGGCTGGCTGTTGCGAACTCCTTGGCCGGTGTCGCCGCTGGTGCGCGCCAGGTCGAATGCACCATCAACGGGTTGGGCGAACGTGCCGGCAACGCGGCGCTCGAAGAAATTGTCATGGCGTTGCGAACCCGTCGGGATGCGATGCCTTACAGCACCGGAATACGAACCGAAAACATCACTAAAGCTTCGCGGCTGGTTTCGACCATCACCGGGTTCGCCGTACAGCCCAACAAAGCCATCGTCGGTGCCAATGCGTTCGCGCATGAATCGGGCATCCACCAGGACGGCATGCTCAAGAATGCCGAAACCTACGAGATCATGACGCCCGAGTCGGTCGGCCTGACCCAGTCCAATCTCGTTCTTGGCAAACACTCAGGCCGACACGCGTTTCGCAAAAAGCTGACCGAACTCGGCTTCGAACTGGGCGACAATGCCATACAGGACGTGTTCCGCCGCTTCAAAGATCTGGCCGACAAGAAGAAGGAAGTCTTCGACGAAGATATCGTTGCCTTGGTGGACGATGAAGTTCGGACGAACGACCGGATCCAGTTCGTCGCGCTGCAGGTTGTTGCCGGCTCCAGGGGGCCGCAGACCGCCGATCTCGAGTTGGAGATCGACGGCGTCGCCAAATCGACCCACGCCACCGGCGACGGTCCGGTCGATGCGACCTTCAATGCGATTGGCGCGCTATTTCCCCATACGGCGAATCTGCAACTCTATCAGGTGCATGCCGTGACGGGCGGCACCGATGCGCAGGCCGAGGTAACCGTTCGGCTGGAGGAGAACGGCAAGACGGTCAACGGGCTGGGCGCCGATACCGATACGTTGGTCGCGAGCGCACGGGCCTATATCAACGCGCTGAACAAACTTTTGGTAAAGCGCGAGAAGACGGCACCTACGGCAATGTCAGCCTGA
- a CDS encoding rod shape-determining protein encodes MFSNLFGIMSADMAIDLGTANTLVYVKGRGIVLNEPSVVAIINQRGKKQVLAVGDEAKMMLGRTPGNIEAIRPLRDGVIADFEIAEEMIKHFISKVHNRRSFASPQVIIAVPSGSTAVERRAIQESAESAGARRVYLIEEPMAAAIGAGLPVTEPTGSMVVDIGGGTTEVAVLSLGGIVYARSVRVGGDKMDEAIIAYIRRNHNLLVGESSAERIKQQIGTACPPEDGNGDSMQIKGRDLMNGVPKELIISQRQIAEALAEPVGAIIEAVKVALEHTAPELAADIVDKGIVLTGGGALLGNLDMVLRNATGLPVSIADEPLSCVALGTGRALEELKSLKGVLYQQY; translated from the coding sequence ATGTTTTCTAATTTGTTCGGGATAATGTCGGCCGACATGGCAATCGACCTGGGGACGGCCAACACGTTGGTCTATGTCAAGGGACGGGGCATTGTCCTGAACGAACCGTCGGTGGTTGCCATCATCAACCAGCGAGGCAAGAAACAAGTTCTCGCGGTGGGCGACGAAGCCAAGATGATGCTCGGACGTACGCCAGGCAACATCGAGGCCATTCGCCCGCTCCGCGACGGGGTTATCGCCGATTTCGAGATCGCCGAGGAAATGATCAAGCATTTCATTAGCAAAGTGCATAACCGGCGGAGTTTTGCCAGTCCACAGGTCATAATTGCCGTTCCGTCCGGGTCTACGGCGGTCGAGCGGCGGGCGATTCAAGAGTCGGCAGAGAGCGCCGGTGCGCGGCGGGTTTACTTAATCGAGGAGCCGATGGCGGCAGCGATCGGTGCCGGACTACCGGTGACCGAGCCAACCGGATCGATGGTGGTCGATATAGGTGGCGGCACCACCGAGGTCGCCGTTCTGTCCCTCGGCGGCATCGTTTATGCGCGATCGGTTCGGGTCGGCGGCGATAAAATGGATGAGGCGATCATCGCCTACATTCGCCGCAACCATAACCTCCTCGTGGGTGAATCGAGCGCCGAGCGGATCAAGCAGCAGATCGGTACCGCCTGTCCGCCGGAAGACGGCAACGGCGATTCGATGCAGATCAAGGGCCGCGATTTGATGAACGGGGTTCCTAAGGAACTCATCATCTCGCAGCGGCAAATCGCCGAAGCGTTGGCTGAACCGGTCGGCGCCATCATCGAGGCCGTGAAAGTGGCTTTGGAGCATACTGCGCCCGAGCTTGCCGCCGACATCGTCGACAAGGGTATCGTCCTGACTGGCGGCGGTGCGCTGCTCGGCAATCTCGACATGGTTCTTCGCAATGCAACGGGTCTCCCGGTGTCCATTGCGGATGAGCCGCTGAGTTGCGTCGCGCTCGGCACCGGCCGTGCGCTTGAGGAGCTAAAGTCGCTGAAAGGCGTTTTGTACCAACAGTATTGA
- the mreC gene encoding rod shape-determining protein MreC, giving the protein MRAPQRSVLKAAVPIRNLLQRFAFVLLVGSAFALMLLGRFDNAAVERARLGIVDAFTPILDVVSRPVSAANAVVRDIGELIELRTELARVKEENERLLQWQTVARRLEAENAAFRSLLSAKIETSSFLVAARVVADAGGPFVRTVLLNAGLRDGVAKGQAVVNAEGMVGRIAEVGERSSRVLLLSDLNSRVPVVNERSGQRGVLAGDNSEWPQLVFLPNQAQVQPGDPIVTSGHGGLLPPGLPIGVVASTGDGGVRVQPLVNWHRLEFVRVVRYDLPRLEVGADGKR; this is encoded by the coding sequence TTGAGAGCGCCACAACGTAGCGTCCTAAAAGCTGCGGTTCCCATTCGGAATCTGTTGCAGCGCTTCGCCTTCGTGCTTCTTGTTGGATCGGCGTTCGCTCTGATGTTGCTGGGACGATTCGACAACGCCGCCGTCGAACGGGCGCGGCTTGGCATCGTCGACGCCTTCACGCCGATCCTAGATGTCGTTTCTCGGCCGGTTAGTGCCGCCAACGCCGTCGTGCGCGATATCGGCGAGCTCATCGAATTACGTACCGAGCTCGCGCGCGTCAAGGAAGAGAACGAACGGCTTTTACAATGGCAAACCGTTGCGCGGCGACTCGAGGCGGAGAACGCGGCTTTCCGATCGTTGCTTTCGGCAAAAATTGAAACGTCGTCGTTTTTGGTCGCGGCTCGGGTCGTGGCCGATGCCGGTGGGCCCTTCGTGCGAACCGTTCTCCTCAACGCCGGTCTTCGTGACGGCGTCGCCAAGGGGCAGGCCGTCGTGAATGCAGAGGGGATGGTAGGCCGTATCGCGGAGGTCGGCGAACGCTCGTCCCGTGTCTTGCTTCTAAGCGACTTAAACTCGCGCGTTCCTGTAGTGAACGAGCGTTCCGGGCAGCGGGGGGTGCTCGCTGGGGACAACTCCGAATGGCCGCAATTGGTGTTTCTGCCCAATCAGGCGCAGGTTCAACCCGGTGATCCGATTGTCACTTCCGGCCACGGCGGACTCCTACCGCCGGGTTTGCCGATAGGGGTCGTCGCATCAACTGGAGACGGCGGCGTTAGGGTCCAACCGCTTGTTAATTGGCACAGGTTGGAATTTGTCCGCGTCGTTCGGTACGACCTGCCGCGCCTGGAAGTCGGTGCAGATGGTAAGCGCTGA
- the mreD gene encoding rod shape-determining protein MreD yields the protein MSDSVGDRLSQIARNGTPGLLALVLVLLSIAPYNFPGSAQLMPPLALMAIFHWGIYRPDLLPGPLAFILGLLQDILSGGPLGMWALVFLLVLFVMASQRRFFLGKKFVVEWLGFALVTPVVFFAIWILGSFYVGAFANPGTVLVQALLTAAFYPVMSWFMSATRRIVGRI from the coding sequence ATGTCCGATTCCGTCGGCGACCGCCTCTCGCAGATCGCCAGAAATGGAACGCCGGGCCTGCTCGCCCTGGTGCTCGTGCTGCTTTCCATTGCACCTTACAACTTTCCCGGAAGTGCACAGCTCATGCCGCCGTTAGCATTGATGGCGATATTTCATTGGGGAATATATCGCCCAGACCTGCTGCCCGGCCCACTTGCGTTCATCCTCGGGCTTCTCCAGGACATCCTTAGTGGCGGCCCGCTCGGGATGTGGGCGTTAGTCTTCCTGTTGGTTCTATTTGTCATGGCGTCCCAACGGCGATTCTTTCTGGGCAAGAAATTCGTCGTCGAATGGTTGGGATTTGCGTTGGTAACTCCAGTCGTTTTCTTCGCGATCTGGATATTGGGGTCTTTTTACGTAGGCGCGTTTGCGAACCCCGGAACGGTACTGGTTCAGGCCCTGCTCACTGCCGCATTCTATCCTGTCATGAGCTGGTTCATGAGCGCGACCCGACGGATAGTCGGTAGAATCTAG
- the mrdA gene encoding penicillin-binding protein 2, with product MKRDLNTHRTFTRRALLLGGAQAALVTGLAARMYYLQVIESEQYKLLADENRINLRLLPPPRGRVLDRTGVELANNQQNYRVVLIAEQADNVAQTLEALAELIPLDAYERAKVLREVKRRRSFVPVTVAENLTWEEFARVNVYAPDLPGIQPDIGETRAYPYGGKMAHVVGYVGAVSERDLTGDPLLELPGFRVGKSGIERTREEYLRGKAGVSRVEVNAFGRVIRELNRREGQPGEDLRLSLDAELQNHMMDLLGDESASAVVMDIHSGEVLGLASTPGFDPQAFNIGLTQQAWTDLTGDPRNPLMNKAIAGQYPPGSTFKMIVAMAALDAGLVSPEQKIFCSGHVDLGNQRFHCWKRTGHGNMEMLDAIEQSCDVYFYDIAKRVGIDRIAETARHFGLGVETGIEIPAERKGLMPTREWKKARTGEAWQQGETLVAGIGQGFVLITPLQLAVMTARIANGGFAVKPRLIMDSPESGETVTEPERMPIGRNALQLVVEAMRRVSNVPTGTAFAARIKDTSMALSGKTGTSQVRRITRAERENRVLRNDELPWEQRDHALFVAFAPTSAPRYAVSVVVEHGGSGSSAAAPLARDILIKVQELERAGRGSLATVRPQAEGRG from the coding sequence GTGAAGCGCGACCTCAATACTCACCGCACGTTCACACGCCGCGCGCTCCTGCTCGGCGGCGCCCAAGCCGCTCTAGTAACGGGGCTTGCCGCGCGGATGTACTATCTCCAAGTCATCGAATCCGAGCAGTACAAACTGCTCGCAGACGAGAACCGGATCAATCTGCGGCTGTTGCCGCCCCCGCGGGGTCGCGTTCTCGACCGCACCGGGGTCGAGTTGGCGAACAATCAACAGAACTACCGCGTCGTTTTGATCGCAGAACAGGCAGACAACGTCGCGCAGACGCTGGAAGCCCTAGCCGAACTTATCCCCCTTGATGCCTATGAGCGGGCGAAGGTGTTGCGTGAAGTGAAGCGGCGCCGATCGTTTGTGCCGGTAACGGTCGCCGAGAACTTGACCTGGGAAGAGTTTGCCCGTGTCAACGTCTATGCGCCCGACCTGCCGGGGATTCAGCCCGACATCGGTGAGACTCGGGCCTATCCCTACGGCGGAAAAATGGCGCACGTCGTCGGTTATGTCGGTGCTGTCAGCGAACGCGACCTAACCGGTGATCCGTTGCTTGAGTTGCCCGGGTTTCGCGTGGGCAAGAGTGGTATCGAGCGGACCCGCGAAGAGTATTTGCGCGGTAAGGCAGGGGTCAGCCGGGTGGAAGTCAATGCTTTCGGCCGCGTGATTCGCGAACTCAACAGGCGCGAGGGTCAGCCTGGCGAAGATCTCCGTCTCTCCCTCGATGCCGAGCTGCAAAACCATATGATGGATCTTCTGGGCGACGAGAGTGCCTCGGCGGTCGTCATGGACATTCACTCTGGCGAGGTTCTGGGGCTGGCATCGACCCCCGGCTTCGATCCGCAGGCATTCAACATCGGCCTCACGCAGCAAGCGTGGACCGACCTGACGGGCGACCCCCGCAATCCATTGATGAACAAGGCGATTGCCGGACAATACCCACCAGGATCGACCTTCAAGATGATCGTGGCTATGGCGGCGTTGGATGCTGGCTTGGTTTCGCCCGAGCAGAAGATCTTTTGTTCAGGGCATGTTGATTTAGGAAACCAACGGTTTCATTGCTGGAAACGAACCGGCCACGGCAACATGGAGATGCTCGATGCGATCGAACAGTCATGCGACGTCTATTTCTACGACATAGCCAAACGCGTTGGGATCGATCGCATTGCCGAGACCGCACGGCACTTCGGTCTCGGCGTGGAAACTGGCATCGAAATTCCCGCGGAGCGCAAGGGCTTGATGCCGACGCGAGAATGGAAAAAGGCGCGCACAGGCGAGGCGTGGCAACAGGGAGAAACGTTAGTCGCAGGCATCGGCCAAGGCTTCGTATTGATCACTCCGTTACAGCTTGCGGTGATGACTGCGCGCATTGCCAATGGTGGTTTCGCGGTGAAGCCCCGGCTCATCATGGACTCTCCGGAAAGCGGCGAAACCGTCACAGAGCCGGAGCGCATGCCGATCGGAAGAAATGCGCTTCAGCTCGTTGTTGAAGCGATGCGTCGCGTTTCCAATGTGCCGACCGGGACCGCGTTTGCTGCGCGCATCAAGGATACCTCGATGGCGCTATCGGGAAAGACCGGTACGTCGCAGGTCCGCCGAATAACCCGGGCCGAACGTGAGAATCGGGTTCTGCGCAATGACGAGTTGCCTTGGGAGCAGCGCGACCACGCCCTCTTCGTTGCGTTTGCGCCCACATCCGCGCCGCGATACGCAGTATCGGTGGTGGTCGAACATGGCGGGTCGGGATCCAGCGCTGCGGCACCCCTTGCACGCGATATCTTGATCAAGGTCCAGGAACTCGAACGCGCGGGCCGCGGATCGCTGGCGACGGTGCGGCCTCAGGCCGAGGGGCGCGGATAA
- the rodA gene encoding rod shape-determining protein RodA yields the protein MALVDDRRNEMTFFQKVRNTNWFLIVLLFLTAGFGIAMLYSVAGGKMDPWASRQAVRFAVGASLMLFVAFVDIRIWLRLAYPLYAIGLVLLLIVEVMGEVGMGAQRWIDLGFFNLQPSEVMKIALVLALSRYFHGLNAEDVQRFRWLLIPIVMALVPAALVLVEPDLGTAILLFLGAGALFFAAGVLWWKFALVFVGALGAIPFVWDRLHLYQRERVLTLFNPERDPLGAGYQIMQSKIALGSGGLWGKGYLLGTQSHLNFLPEKHSDFIFTTLGEEFGLVGGLILLGLYTAILIYGFAVAFRARSQFGRLLAVGVTTTFFLYLFINIAMVMGLIPVVGVPLPLISWGGSAMVSILIGFGLVLSVYIHRDIPIPRRPGLDPT from the coding sequence ATGGCATTGGTGGACGATCGCCGAAACGAGATGACCTTTTTTCAAAAGGTCCGAAACACCAATTGGTTTCTGATTGTCTTGCTTTTCCTGACGGCCGGATTTGGTATTGCCATGCTCTACTCGGTAGCCGGCGGCAAGATGGACCCGTGGGCTTCGCGTCAGGCGGTCCGCTTCGCCGTAGGTGCGTCCTTGATGCTGTTCGTTGCGTTCGTGGACATCCGAATCTGGCTTCGTCTGGCGTATCCGCTCTACGCGATTGGACTAGTCCTACTGCTGATCGTCGAGGTGATGGGCGAGGTTGGGATGGGTGCCCAGCGCTGGATCGATCTCGGGTTCTTCAATCTGCAACCGTCCGAGGTGATGAAGATTGCACTTGTCCTCGCATTGTCGCGCTACTTCCATGGTCTGAATGCCGAAGATGTACAGCGTTTTCGGTGGTTATTGATCCCGATCGTCATGGCGCTCGTACCGGCAGCGCTAGTACTGGTCGAGCCGGATCTGGGCACCGCAATTCTGCTTTTCCTGGGCGCGGGCGCCTTGTTCTTTGCCGCAGGGGTGCTTTGGTGGAAGTTCGCTCTCGTGTTCGTTGGTGCGCTTGGAGCGATTCCCTTCGTTTGGGATCGTCTTCACCTCTACCAGCGCGAACGGGTCTTAACTTTGTTCAACCCAGAGCGCGACCCTCTCGGCGCGGGTTACCAGATCATGCAATCCAAGATCGCCCTAGGGTCGGGCGGTCTTTGGGGTAAGGGGTATCTCTTGGGTACCCAAAGCCACCTGAACTTCCTGCCCGAAAAGCATTCCGACTTTATCTTCACGACACTGGGCGAGGAGTTCGGGCTTGTCGGCGGGTTGATTCTGCTCGGACTCTACACGGCAATTCTGATTTACGGCTTTGCCGTCGCCTTTCGTGCCCGCAGTCAATTTGGCCGCCTGTTGGCGGTCGGTGTGACCACAACCTTCTTCCTCTATCTCTTCATCAACATTGCAATGGTAATGGGGCTGATTCCGGTGGTCGGCGTTCCGCTCCCGCTGATCTCTTGGGGGGGGAGCGCGATGGTGTCGATCTTGATCGGTTTTGGCCTTGTGCTAAGCGTCTACATCCACCGGGATATTCCGATCCCACGCCGTCCCGGCCTGGACCCGACCTAG
- a CDS encoding ABC-F family ATP-binding cassette domain-containing protein: MIHIDAVTYRIAGRPILEEATATVDSGHHVGLVGRNGAGKTTLLRLITGQIETDQGAIRLPARAKLGVTQQEAPDGPESLIDTVMNADRELTDLRREAEHETDPDRLGHIHARLAQTDGYAAEARAARLLAGLGFDHAAQQQPCASYSGGWRMRVALAALLFTEPDILLLDEPTNHLDLEATLWLEDYLRRYRGTVLIVSHDRNLLNNAVGEILHLDQGKLTLYTGTYDQFENARRERAAQDAKQRTRQLAEQARIQQFVDRFRYKASKARQAQSRLKVLARMQPVVELPGEERTPISFPAPEEMAPPLFSCEDVSLGYGDHTVLENLNLRLDPDDRIALLGANGNGKSTFIRFLAGRLTELSGTVTRPNKLRVGYFAQHQVDELDMTATPFAELSRRRPKDNPQQIRNQLGGFGFSKEKSETPVASLSGGEKARLLLSLMSCDRPHLLLLDEPTNHLDVVARELLVEALNDYVGAVIVVSHDPHLIETTADRLWLVDGGGISGFDGDIGDYRDRVLGRSDDTGSGKSKPSTGKQARRRDRAAERKRIAPLRKQVRDAESRIAELQARQAALETELAKPGLYQERPDRVIEINKAVAMIKEEIVAAEGLWLALQGELDSVDAPADA, encoded by the coding sequence TTGATCCATATTGACGCCGTAACCTACCGAATCGCAGGCCGACCTATCCTTGAGGAGGCCACAGCGACCGTCGATTCAGGCCACCATGTTGGCCTTGTGGGTCGCAACGGCGCGGGAAAAACAACGCTGCTGCGGTTGATTACCGGCCAGATTGAGACCGATCAAGGGGCGATTCGCTTGCCTGCACGGGCGAAGCTAGGTGTGACCCAACAGGAAGCGCCAGACGGTCCGGAGAGCCTCATCGACACCGTGATGAACGCCGACCGCGAACTCACCGATCTACGCCGCGAGGCGGAGCACGAAACCGACCCCGACCGCCTCGGACACATCCACGCTCGACTGGCCCAAACCGACGGTTACGCCGCCGAGGCCCGCGCCGCGCGCCTTCTGGCCGGGCTAGGCTTCGACCACGCCGCCCAGCAACAGCCTTGTGCGTCCTATTCAGGCGGTTGGCGGATGCGCGTCGCCCTTGCCGCGTTGCTGTTCACTGAGCCAGATATTCTGCTATTGGACGAACCGACCAACCATCTCGACCTCGAGGCAACGCTGTGGCTTGAAGATTACCTCCGCCGCTATCGGGGAACGGTGTTGATCGTCAGTCACGACCGCAACCTTCTCAACAACGCGGTCGGCGAAATCCTTCATCTCGATCAAGGCAAGCTAACGCTCTATACCGGCACCTACGACCAATTCGAGAACGCGCGGCGCGAGCGGGCCGCTCAGGACGCCAAGCAGCGGACCCGCCAGTTGGCCGAGCAAGCCCGTATCCAACAATTCGTCGATCGGTTCCGCTACAAAGCGTCGAAGGCTCGCCAGGCGCAATCGCGGCTCAAGGTCCTTGCCAGGATGCAGCCAGTTGTCGAGCTTCCTGGCGAGGAGCGCACCCCGATTTCGTTCCCGGCACCGGAGGAAATGGCGCCGCCGCTCTTCTCGTGCGAGGACGTTTCGTTGGGTTACGGCGACCACACAGTTCTAGAAAACCTGAACCTGCGACTCGACCCGGACGACCGCATCGCCCTGCTTGGCGCCAACGGTAACGGCAAATCGACCTTCATTCGGTTTCTGGCCGGCCGATTGACCGAATTGTCCGGCACGGTGACCCGTCCGAACAAACTTCGCGTCGGGTACTTTGCTCAACACCAGGTGGACGAACTCGACATGACAGCCACGCCATTTGCGGAACTGTCGCGCCGCAGGCCAAAGGACAACCCGCAGCAGATTCGCAACCAACTGGGCGGTTTCGGGTTTTCTAAGGAAAAGAGCGAAACGCCTGTTGCGTCGTTGTCAGGCGGAGAAAAGGCCCGGCTGCTCCTGTCGCTCATGTCCTGCGATCGGCCCCACCTCCTCCTGTTGGACGAACCGACCAATCACCTTGATGTCGTTGCCCGCGAACTTTTGGTCGAGGCGCTGAACGATTATGTCGGGGCGGTTATTGTGGTGAGCCACGACCCACACCTGATCGAGACGACCGCCGATCGCCTGTGGCTGGTGGACGGCGGCGGCATATCGGGCTTCGACGGCGACATCGGCGACTACCGCGATCGCGTTCTCGGGCGCAGCGATGACACCGGCAGCGGAAAATCCAAACCGTCAACCGGAAAGCAGGCACGTCGCCGCGACCGCGCCGCCGAGCGCAAGAGAATCGCCCCGCTGCGAAAGCAAGTCCGGGATGCCGAAAGCCGAATTGCCGAACTTCAGGCCCGTCAGGCAGCGTTAGAAACCGAGCTTGCCAAGCCGGGCCTCTATCAGGAGAGACCGGACCGCGTGATCGAGATCAACAAAGCGGTCGCGATGATCAAAGAAGAGATCGTGGCGGCGGAAGGTCTATGGCTGGCCCTACAGGGCGAATTGGACTCTGTGGACGCGCCCGCTGACGCCTAG